One region of Jatrophihabitans cynanchi genomic DNA includes:
- a CDS encoding 3-hydroxyacyl-CoA dehydrogenase family protein, with translation MAREFQQVGVVGLGTMGAGIAEVFARNGLSVVAVEADERAVERGRGHLENSAGRALARGKLTQPEHDALLAQVTYATDLNALADVDLVVEAVPEHLELKRAIFTQLDKICKPDAILATNTSSLSVTEIAVATGRPGKVVGMHFFNPAPVMKLVEVIRSVVTEQDVVDDVEAFAQKLGKVDVTIGDRAGFIANALLFGYLNHAASMYESRYASREDIDAAMKLGCGLPMGPLALLDLIGLDTAYEILDTMYKQGRDRLHAPTPIFKQMITAGLLGRKSGRGFYSYDAAGSPNVVADAQTPSPDAVPAGAREVTKVGIVGSGTMATGIIEVFAKAGYQVTFVARSEDKCASVLKSVTRSLEKAVQRGKLAEADRDATLSRITATSRLDDLAPMQLVVEAVVEDLTVKQALFSNLDEICAPGTVLATTTSSLPVIECAMATSRPSDVIGMHFFNPAAIMKLVEVVSTVATAPDVEATVLGVSNKLGKHAVRCGDRAGFIVNALLFPYLNDAIKMLEAHYATADDIDSAMKVGCGYPMGPFELLDVVGNDVSLAIERELYLEFREPGFAPAPLLEQLVTAGRLGRKTGKGFRDYS, from the coding sequence ATGGCACGGGAGTTCCAGCAGGTCGGCGTCGTCGGGCTCGGCACCATGGGTGCCGGCATCGCGGAGGTGTTCGCGCGCAACGGGCTGTCCGTCGTCGCGGTCGAGGCGGACGAGCGAGCTGTCGAGCGGGGTCGGGGCCACCTGGAGAACTCGGCCGGCCGCGCACTGGCGCGCGGCAAGCTCACGCAGCCAGAGCACGACGCGCTCCTCGCCCAGGTCACCTACGCCACCGACCTCAATGCGCTCGCCGACGTCGACCTCGTCGTCGAGGCCGTGCCGGAGCACCTCGAGCTCAAGCGCGCGATCTTCACCCAGTTGGACAAGATCTGTAAGCCGGACGCGATCCTTGCAACGAACACCTCGTCGCTGTCGGTCACCGAGATCGCAGTGGCCACCGGACGGCCCGGCAAGGTCGTCGGCATGCACTTCTTCAACCCGGCGCCGGTCATGAAGCTGGTCGAGGTGATCCGCAGCGTGGTCACCGAGCAGGACGTGGTCGACGACGTCGAGGCGTTCGCGCAGAAGCTCGGCAAGGTCGACGTCACGATCGGCGACCGCGCCGGCTTCATCGCGAACGCCCTGCTGTTCGGCTACCTCAATCACGCGGCGTCCATGTACGAATCCCGATACGCCAGCCGCGAGGACATCGACGCCGCCATGAAGCTGGGTTGCGGCCTGCCGATGGGCCCGCTCGCGCTGCTCGACCTGATCGGGCTCGACACCGCCTACGAGATCCTCGACACGATGTACAAGCAGGGCCGCGACCGCCTGCACGCGCCCACGCCCATCTTCAAGCAGATGATCACGGCGGGCCTGTTGGGCCGCAAGAGCGGCCGCGGGTTCTACAGCTACGACGCGGCCGGCTCGCCCAACGTCGTGGCCGACGCACAGACGCCGTCGCCGGACGCCGTTCCGGCCGGTGCGCGCGAGGTCACCAAGGTAGGCATCGTCGGCTCCGGGACGATGGCGACCGGGATCATCGAGGTGTTCGCCAAGGCCGGCTACCAGGTCACCTTCGTGGCGCGCAGCGAGGACAAGTGCGCGAGCGTGCTCAAGTCCGTCACCCGTTCCCTGGAGAAGGCCGTGCAGCGCGGCAAGCTCGCCGAGGCCGACCGCGACGCGACGCTGAGCCGGATCACCGCGACGTCCCGGCTGGACGACCTCGCTCCGATGCAACTCGTGGTCGAGGCCGTGGTCGAGGACCTGACCGTCAAGCAGGCGCTGTTCTCGAACCTGGACGAGATCTGCGCGCCCGGCACGGTGCTGGCCACCACGACGTCCAGCCTGCCGGTGATCGAGTGCGCGATGGCCACGTCCCGACCGTCCGACGTGATCGGTATGCACTTCTTCAACCCGGCCGCGATCATGAAACTGGTGGAGGTCGTATCGACGGTCGCAACGGCGCCCGACGTCGAGGCGACCGTGCTCGGTGTCAGCAACAAGCTCGGCAAGCACGCGGTACGTTGCGGCGACCGCGCGGGGTTCATCGTCAACGCGCTGCTGTTCCCGTACCTCAATGACGCCATCAAGATGCTCGAGGCGCACTACGCGACCGCCGACGACATCGACTCGGCGATGAAGGTCGGCTGCGGCTACCCGATGGGGCCGTTCGAACTGCTGGACGTCGTCGGCAACGACGTCTCGCTGGCGATCGAGCGCGAGCTGTACCTGGAGTTCCGCGAGCCGGGCTTCGCACCCGCGCCGCTGCTGGAGCAGCTCGTCACCGCCGGCCGGCTGGGCCGCAAGACCGGCAAGGGCTTCCGGGACTACTCCTAG
- a CDS encoding acetyl-CoA C-acetyltransferase, with the protein MAGSVIVGGARTPMGRLLGSLKSLSGADLGAVAIKAALERAGVAADQVQYVIMGQVLQAGAGQIPARQAAHKAGIPLNVPALTINKVCLSGLDAIALADQLIRAGEFDIIVAGGQESMTNAPHLLPKSREGFKYGSIEMLDAMAFDGLTDIFENIPMGESTDNVNKRLSLTREEQDEFSARSHQRAALAQKNGVFDEEITPVLIPQRKGDPIEFREDEGIRGDTTVESLAKLRPAFTKDGTITAGSSSQISDGACAVVVMSRAKAEELGLSWLAEVGAHGNVAGPDNSLQSQPSNAIKDALRKENLQVSDLDLIEINEAFAAVGVQSMRDLGVSADIVNVNGGAIALGHPIGMSGARLALTLAYELKRRGGGTGAAALCGGGGQGDALILHVPA; encoded by the coding sequence ATGGCTGGATCGGTCATCGTCGGCGGTGCACGCACGCCCATGGGGCGCCTGCTCGGATCGCTCAAGAGCCTCTCGGGCGCGGACCTCGGCGCCGTGGCGATCAAGGCAGCGCTCGAGCGTGCCGGTGTCGCGGCCGACCAGGTGCAGTACGTGATCATGGGGCAGGTGCTGCAGGCGGGCGCCGGTCAGATCCCGGCGCGCCAGGCCGCGCACAAGGCGGGGATCCCGCTGAACGTGCCGGCGCTGACCATCAACAAGGTGTGCCTGTCCGGGCTGGACGCGATCGCACTCGCCGACCAGTTGATCCGCGCCGGCGAGTTCGACATCATCGTCGCCGGCGGCCAGGAGTCGATGACCAACGCGCCGCACCTGCTGCCCAAGTCGCGTGAAGGCTTCAAGTACGGCTCGATCGAGATGCTCGACGCGATGGCCTTCGACGGGCTGACCGACATCTTCGAGAACATCCCGATGGGCGAGTCGACCGACAACGTCAACAAGCGGCTCTCGCTCACCCGTGAGGAGCAGGACGAGTTCTCCGCCCGTTCGCACCAGCGTGCCGCGCTCGCCCAGAAGAACGGCGTGTTCGACGAGGAGATCACGCCGGTGCTGATCCCGCAGCGCAAGGGCGACCCGATCGAGTTCCGGGAGGACGAGGGCATCCGCGGCGACACCACGGTCGAATCGCTGGCCAAGCTGCGTCCGGCATTCACGAAGGACGGGACGATCACGGCGGGGTCGTCCTCGCAGATCTCTGACGGCGCGTGCGCGGTCGTGGTGATGAGCAGGGCGAAGGCCGAGGAGCTGGGGTTGAGCTGGCTGGCCGAGGTCGGTGCGCACGGCAACGTCGCCGGCCCGGATAACTCGCTGCAGTCGCAGCCGTCCAACGCGATCAAGGACGCGCTGCGCAAGGAGAACCTGCAGGTGTCCGACCTGGACCTGATCGAGATCAACGAGGCGTTCGCTGCCGTCGGCGTGCAGTCGATGCGCGATCTCGGCGTCAGCGCGGACATCGTCAACGTCAACGGCGGCGCGATCGCGCTGGGGCATCCGATCGGCATGTCCGGCGCCCGCCTGGCCCTCACCCTCGCGTACGAGCTGAAGCGGCGCGGCGGAGGTACCGGTGCGGCCGCGCTGTGCGGTGGCGGCGGCCAGGGCGACGCCCTGATCCTGCACGTGCCTGCCTGA
- a CDS encoding LysM peptidoglycan-binding domain-containing protein, producing MARSAHGRRRHWQRAAGATAAAGALLASTTALPEPAQAAPAAPWDRVAACESSGRWHVNTHNHYYGGLQFWQPTWVDHGGTKYAPRADLATRRQQIEVARRVLAAQGPKAWPVCGKKAGLTRANGRASRAPLPAIGPYVHTVPTAKSTRPTPPRANPQPRVQRYQVRPGDSLSGLAERFGVSGGWQALWHYNRTNVPNPNVILVGQLLQIP from the coding sequence ATGGCCCGATCCGCCCACGGACGTCGCCGCCACTGGCAACGAGCAGCAGGGGCGACCGCCGCCGCCGGCGCGCTGCTCGCCTCGACGACCGCGCTGCCCGAGCCGGCTCAGGCGGCACCCGCCGCGCCGTGGGACCGGGTCGCGGCGTGCGAGAGCAGCGGCCGCTGGCACGTGAACACGCACAACCACTACTACGGCGGGCTGCAGTTCTGGCAGCCCACCTGGGTTGACCACGGCGGGACGAAGTACGCACCGCGCGCTGACCTGGCCACCCGGCGGCAGCAGATCGAGGTCGCCCGCCGGGTGCTCGCGGCGCAGGGCCCGAAGGCATGGCCGGTGTGCGGCAAGAAGGCCGGGCTGACCCGAGCGAACGGTCGGGCGAGCCGAGCCCCGCTGCCGGCGATCGGCCCGTACGTGCACACCGTCCCGACCGCGAAATCGACCCGGCCGACCCCGCCGAGAGCGAACCCGCAACCGCGCGTGCAGCGCTACCAGGTGCGGCCGGGTGATTCGCTCAGCGGCCTCGCCGAACGGTTCGGCGTCTCGGGCGGCTGGCAGGCGCTGTGGCACTACAACCGCACCAACGTGCCCAACCCGAACGTGATCCTGGTCGGCCAGTTGTTGCAGATCCCCTGA
- a CDS encoding DUF2127 domain-containing protein, giving the protein MDWNLRSCSRHGHLTYRPDEAEFRTKLEASTPLGEAWRCLRCGSYVLGAPHGAGPAEQAPVLLRGKALRAAFILRALALERWVRGIVLVLLGVGVLRLKSTQVGLHQLFERDLKSLQPFFDQIHFNVSDSSTIHAIEKALNAKPSTLNLIAAGLMVYGALQITEGVGLWSLRRWGEYVAVVGTTIFIPLEVYELTEKLSWLKVTILVVNVAAVLYLLFSKRLFGIRGGHAAYERSLHEVSLLEVEHSAAGPAGERG; this is encoded by the coding sequence GTGGATTGGAACCTCCGCTCATGCTCGCGGCACGGCCATCTCACCTACCGGCCGGACGAGGCGGAGTTCCGCACCAAGCTGGAGGCGAGCACTCCGCTGGGCGAAGCCTGGCGGTGCCTGCGCTGTGGTAGCTACGTTCTGGGAGCTCCGCACGGCGCCGGCCCGGCCGAGCAGGCGCCGGTCCTGCTGCGCGGCAAGGCACTGCGGGCCGCCTTCATCCTCCGCGCGCTCGCCCTCGAACGGTGGGTGCGCGGCATAGTCCTGGTACTGCTCGGCGTCGGGGTGCTACGGCTCAAGAGCACCCAGGTCGGCCTGCACCAACTGTTCGAGCGCGACCTGAAATCACTGCAGCCGTTCTTCGACCAGATCCACTTCAACGTGTCCGACTCCAGCACCATCCATGCGATCGAGAAGGCGCTGAACGCCAAGCCGTCGACGCTGAATCTGATCGCGGCCGGGCTGATGGTGTACGGCGCACTGCAGATCACCGAGGGTGTCGGCCTGTGGTCGCTGCGGCGCTGGGGCGAGTACGTCGCGGTTGTGGGCACGACGATCTTCATCCCGCTCGAAGTCTACGAGCTCACCGAGAAGCTGAGCTGGCTCAAGGTCACCATTCTCGTGGTGAACGTCGCCGCGGTCCTGTACCTGCTGTTCAGCAAGCGCCTGTTCGGGATCCGCGGCGGGCACGCGGCCTACGAGCGATCGCTGCACGAGGTGTCACTGCTCGAGGTCGAACACTCCGCGGCCGGACCGGCGGGCGAACGCGGCTGA
- the mce gene encoding methylmalonyl-CoA epimerase: MTSLFTKIDHVGIAVPDLDAAIAFYADTFGVQSVHEEVNEEQGVREAMLAVGDGTTQVQLLAPLTEESTIAKFIGRNGPGVQQVAYTVENLDAVCRTLRDKGLRLLYDEPRRGTADSRVNFIHPKDAGGVLVELVEPSAAQ; encoded by the coding sequence ATGACCAGTCTGTTCACGAAGATCGACCACGTCGGCATCGCCGTGCCCGACCTGGACGCCGCAATCGCCTTCTACGCCGACACGTTCGGGGTGCAGAGCGTGCACGAGGAGGTCAACGAGGAGCAGGGCGTCCGCGAGGCGATGCTCGCTGTCGGCGACGGCACGACGCAGGTCCAACTGCTCGCCCCGCTCACCGAGGAGTCGACGATCGCCAAGTTCATCGGACGCAACGGGCCGGGCGTGCAGCAGGTCGCCTACACCGTCGAGAACCTGGACGCGGTGTGCCGGACACTGCGTGACAAGGGGCTTCGGCTGCTGTACGACGAGCCGCGCCGCGGCACCGCGGACAGCCGGGTGAACTTCATCCATCCCAAGGACGCCGGCGGGGTGCTCGTCGAACTCGTCGAGCCGTCAGCCGCGCAGTGA
- the meaB gene encoding methylmalonyl Co-A mutase-associated GTPase MeaB: MAGSRRTVDVAELVERARAGEARAVARLISLVENDSPRLREVAAALAPHGGHAQVVGLTGSPGVGKSTSTSVLVTALRAEGKRVGVLAVDPSSPFSGGALLGDRVRMQDHATDDGVFIRSMASRGQLGGLSAAVPQALRVLDAARCDVVLVETVGVGQAEVEIASLADTTIVLLAPGMGDGIQAAKAGILEIADIFVVNKADRDGADQVARDLRYMQSLGGRHSEAGAWRPPIVKTVAARGEGVDKVVAAIAKHADWMQRHGVLAERRRARAASEIEAIALGEVRQRFASVHGSAALDAAAARVVAGETDPYTAAGELVEAL; this comes from the coding sequence ATGGCTGGCTCTCGGCGCACGGTCGACGTCGCCGAGTTGGTCGAGCGCGCGCGCGCCGGGGAGGCCCGTGCGGTCGCCCGGCTGATCTCGCTCGTCGAGAACGACTCGCCGCGGCTGCGTGAGGTCGCGGCCGCACTCGCGCCGCACGGCGGGCATGCGCAGGTCGTCGGGTTGACCGGCTCGCCCGGCGTCGGCAAGTCGACGTCGACGTCCGTGCTCGTGACGGCGCTGCGTGCCGAGGGCAAGCGCGTGGGCGTGCTCGCGGTCGATCCGTCCTCGCCGTTCTCCGGCGGTGCCCTGCTCGGTGACCGGGTCCGGATGCAGGACCATGCCACCGACGACGGCGTGTTCATCCGGTCGATGGCCTCGCGCGGGCAGCTCGGTGGGTTGTCCGCGGCCGTGCCTCAGGCGCTGCGCGTTCTCGACGCTGCGCGCTGCGACGTGGTGCTGGTGGAGACCGTGGGGGTCGGCCAGGCAGAGGTCGAGATCGCCTCGCTGGCGGACACCACGATCGTGCTGCTCGCACCGGGGATGGGCGACGGCATTCAGGCGGCGAAGGCGGGGATCCTGGAGATCGCCGACATCTTCGTGGTGAACAAGGCCGACCGCGACGGCGCCGACCAGGTTGCCCGCGATCTGCGCTACATGCAGTCACTCGGCGGCCGGCACAGCGAGGCCGGCGCCTGGCGGCCCCCGATCGTCAAGACGGTGGCGGCGCGCGGCGAGGGCGTGGACAAGGTGGTCGCGGCGATCGCCAAGCACGCCGACTGGATGCAGCGGCACGGCGTGTTGGCGGAGCGGCGCCGGGCGCGGGCAGCCAGCGAGATCGAGGCGATCGCGCTGGGTGAGGTCCGTCAGCGCTTCGCGTCGGTGCACGGCTCGGCCGCGCTGGACGCCGCGGCCGCGCGGGTCGTCGCGGGCGAGACCGATCCGTACACGGCGGCCGGCGAGCTCGTCGAGGCGCTGTAG
- a CDS encoding DivIVA domain-containing protein, producing MSPDQASDVLPILTDAHRGFDPAMRGYDRAQVDQFLAQLEEELRASLAERDSATARSADMAAQLASAGAQIESLRRQLRAATETITPENVDARVRQMVETAQAEAVRIRTESEAQAEQLRNGASDGAARTRAAAHAESERILAQATQRLAEADETFRRRLAEAEQRRTEVEAQLAASTARARADEDQLSRQAEAERTRLDAEHEAERNRLDAASAAARSQADEDFEITLRARRTHENEAIEQERVQAHAEAERIVSEAHAQARALVDAAHAEVQRLQAHREQVHATLRTLHADLGTALDAARTDPPPVP from the coding sequence ATGAGCCCGGACCAAGCCTCGGACGTCCTGCCCATCCTGACCGATGCGCATCGCGGGTTCGATCCCGCGATGCGCGGCTACGACCGCGCGCAGGTCGACCAGTTCCTCGCCCAACTGGAGGAGGAGCTGCGCGCGTCGCTGGCCGAGCGTGACTCGGCGACCGCACGCAGTGCCGACATGGCGGCCCAGTTGGCGAGCGCGGGGGCACAGATCGAGTCGCTGCGCCGGCAGCTGCGCGCGGCGACCGAAACCATCACGCCGGAGAACGTCGACGCCCGGGTGCGCCAGATGGTCGAGACCGCGCAGGCCGAGGCGGTGCGGATCCGGACCGAGAGCGAGGCGCAGGCCGAGCAGTTGCGCAACGGCGCGTCCGACGGCGCGGCGCGCACCCGGGCCGCGGCACACGCCGAGTCCGAGCGGATCCTCGCGCAGGCCACCCAGCGCCTCGCCGAGGCCGACGAGACGTTCCGGCGGCGGCTGGCCGAGGCCGAGCAGCGGCGCACCGAGGTCGAGGCCCAGCTGGCCGCGAGCACCGCACGGGCCCGCGCCGACGAGGACCAGCTCAGCCGTCAGGCCGAGGCCGAGCGCACCAGGCTGGACGCCGAGCACGAGGCCGAGCGGAACAGGCTGGACGCGGCGTCCGCGGCGGCGCGCAGCCAGGCGGACGAGGACTTCGAGATCACGCTGCGCGCGCGCCGCACGCACGAGAACGAGGCGATCGAGCAGGAGCGGGTGCAGGCGCACGCCGAGGCGGAGCGGATCGTCAGCGAGGCGCACGCGCAGGCACGCGCGCTGGTGGACGCCGCGCACGCGGAGGTGCAGCGGCTGCAGGCCCACCGCGAGCAGGTGCATGCCACGCTGCGCACCCTGCACGCCGACCTGGGCACCGCCCTGGACGCAGCGCGCACGGACCCCCCGCCCGTCCCCTGA
- the ccrA gene encoding crotonyl-CoA carboxylase/reductase — protein MDDIRNAILNDDLAALAELPVPEHYRGVAVLADEVGMFEGLASKDKDPRKSLHVQDTPTPELGPGEALVAVMASAINYNTVWTSIFEPVSTFDFLKRYGRSSELARKHDQPYHVVGSDLAGVVLRVGAGVTRWKAGDEVVAHCLSVELEDPQGHDDTMMDPQQRIWGFETNFGGLAELALVKSNQLMPKPAHLSWEEAASPGLVNSTAYRQLVSHNGAAMKQGDVVLIWGASGGLGGYATQFALNGGAIPVCVVSSPEKADLCRRMGAELIIDRTAEDYHFWSDEQTQDPREWKRFGAKIRELTGGDDPDIVFEHPGRETFGASVYVARRGGTIVTCAATSGFMHEYDNRYLWMNLKRIIGSHFANYRESWEANRLIAKGAIHPTVSRVYTLEETGQATYDVHRNLHQGKVAVLCLAPQEGLGVRDEHLRAEHLDQINRFRGR, from the coding sequence GTGGACGACATCCGTAACGCGATCCTGAACGACGACCTCGCCGCGCTCGCCGAACTGCCCGTCCCGGAGCACTACCGCGGGGTGGCCGTGCTCGCCGACGAGGTCGGCATGTTCGAAGGCCTGGCGAGCAAGGACAAGGACCCGCGCAAGAGCCTGCACGTGCAGGACACCCCGACCCCGGAACTCGGTCCCGGCGAGGCGCTGGTCGCGGTGATGGCGAGCGCGATCAACTACAACACCGTCTGGACGTCGATCTTCGAGCCGGTGTCCACCTTCGACTTCCTCAAGCGCTACGGCCGGTCGTCCGAGTTGGCGCGCAAGCACGACCAGCCGTATCACGTCGTGGGTTCGGACCTGGCCGGCGTGGTGCTGCGGGTGGGAGCGGGCGTCACCCGCTGGAAGGCCGGGGACGAGGTCGTCGCGCACTGCCTGTCGGTCGAACTGGAGGACCCGCAGGGCCACGACGACACGATGATGGACCCGCAGCAGCGCATCTGGGGCTTCGAGACGAACTTCGGCGGGCTGGCCGAGCTCGCGCTGGTGAAGTCGAACCAGCTCATGCCCAAGCCGGCCCATCTGAGCTGGGAGGAGGCCGCCTCCCCCGGGCTGGTGAACTCGACCGCCTACCGGCAGCTGGTCAGCCACAACGGCGCGGCCATGAAGCAGGGCGACGTCGTGCTGATCTGGGGCGCGTCCGGCGGCCTGGGCGGCTACGCGACGCAGTTCGCGCTCAACGGCGGCGCGATCCCGGTGTGCGTGGTGTCCTCGCCGGAGAAGGCCGATCTGTGCCGGCGGATGGGGGCGGAGCTGATCATCGACCGGACCGCCGAGGACTACCACTTCTGGTCGGACGAGCAGACCCAGGACCCGCGCGAATGGAAGCGGTTCGGGGCGAAGATCCGTGAGCTGACCGGCGGCGACGACCCGGACATCGTCTTCGAGCATCCGGGCCGCGAGACCTTCGGCGCCTCGGTGTACGTGGCCAGACGCGGCGGCACGATCGTGACCTGCGCGGCGACCTCCGGGTTCATGCACGAGTACGACAACCGGTATCTGTGGATGAACCTCAAGCGCATCATCGGCTCGCACTTCGCGAACTACCGCGAGTCGTGGGAGGCCAACCGGCTCATCGCCAAGGGGGCCATCCACCCCACCGTGTCGCGGGTGTACACGCTGGAGGAGACCGGGCAGGCCACCTACGACGTGCACCGCAACCTGCACCAGGGCAAGGTCGCCGTGCTATGCCTGGCCCCGCAGGAGGGGCTGGGTGTGCGCGACGAGCACCTGCGCGCCGAGCACCTGGACCAGATCAACCGGTTCCGCGGCCGCTGA
- a CDS encoding YciI family protein: MSKYLILIYDEEAAWMNASEDVANELMAKHNAFGEKNGEAVLGGNALQSVSTATTLRPDGAGGLTVTDGPFVETKEALGGYYLVEAADLDEAIEMARQVPLAGSSGGLEVRPIMVFS; encoded by the coding sequence ATGTCGAAGTACCTGATCCTCATCTATGACGAGGAAGCGGCGTGGATGAACGCCAGCGAGGACGTAGCCAACGAACTGATGGCCAAGCACAACGCGTTCGGCGAGAAGAACGGCGAGGCGGTCCTGGGCGGTAACGCGCTGCAGTCGGTGTCGACCGCGACGACGCTGCGTCCGGACGGCGCGGGCGGCCTCACCGTCACGGACGGCCCGTTCGTCGAGACGAAGGAAGCCCTCGGCGGCTACTACCTGGTCGAGGCGGCCGACCTGGACGAGGCCATCGAGATGGCCCGCCAGGTGCCGCTCGCCGGTTCCTCCGGTGGCCTGGAGGTTCGACCGATCATGGTGTTCAGCTAG
- a CDS encoding RNA polymerase sigma factor: MPAHPAPPGGAGDAVAAAVADAHRREWGFVLAATMRVTRDFDLAEECVQDAYARALSTWPDRGVPRNPAAWLSTVARNRAIDQLRRESLLRRALPELVMDESAPDYGASCGDGASDIPDDRLRLVCTCCHPALAQSAQVALTLRMLCGLSTAEVARAFLVSEPTMAARITRAKKKISAARIPYRIPSREDLPARIESILAVVYLIFTSGHAPPSGPGLVRADLLGRALDLARMLHLLLPGDGDVTGLLALIVLTDSRRATRLDAAGELVRLQDQDRARWDRAAISEGQALTRAALRARPHGRYALQAAIAAVHAGAPSWDETDWAEVVGLYDVLLAGWPSPVVALNRAVAVGFAAGPAAGLAALEPLALEPQLAGYGYLPAARAEFLQLLGQREPARLAYSEALLLTENEVERRHLAARLAALEH, encoded by the coding sequence GTGCCTGCGCACCCGGCGCCGCCCGGCGGCGCGGGCGACGCCGTCGCCGCAGCGGTCGCCGACGCGCATCGTCGCGAGTGGGGCTTCGTCCTCGCCGCGACGATGCGCGTGACGCGGGACTTCGATCTGGCCGAGGAGTGCGTGCAGGACGCCTATGCGCGAGCGTTGTCCACGTGGCCGGACCGGGGCGTGCCGCGGAACCCGGCCGCGTGGTTGAGCACCGTGGCACGCAATCGCGCCATCGACCAGTTGCGCCGCGAGTCGCTGTTGCGACGCGCGCTGCCCGAACTGGTGATGGACGAGTCCGCCCCGGACTACGGCGCATCCTGCGGTGACGGTGCGTCGGACATCCCGGACGACCGGCTCCGGCTGGTCTGCACCTGCTGCCACCCCGCGCTCGCCCAGTCGGCGCAGGTCGCGCTGACTCTGCGCATGCTGTGCGGCCTCAGCACCGCCGAGGTGGCGCGTGCCTTCCTGGTCAGCGAGCCGACGATGGCCGCGCGCATCACCCGTGCGAAGAAGAAGATCTCCGCCGCGCGGATCCCGTACCGGATCCCGTCCCGCGAGGACCTGCCGGCGCGCATCGAGTCGATCCTGGCGGTCGTCTACCTGATCTTCACGTCCGGGCACGCGCCGCCGTCGGGGCCGGGTCTGGTGCGCGCGGACCTACTGGGCCGGGCACTGGACCTGGCCCGGATGCTGCACCTGCTGCTGCCCGGTGACGGTGACGTCACCGGCCTGCTCGCCCTGATCGTGCTCACCGATTCGCGGCGGGCGACCAGGCTCGATGCCGCCGGGGAACTGGTGCGCCTGCAGGACCAGGACCGCGCGCGATGGGACCGCGCGGCGATCAGCGAGGGTCAGGCGCTGACCCGCGCCGCCCTCAGGGCGCGCCCGCACGGCCGGTACGCGCTGCAGGCCGCGATCGCCGCGGTTCACGCCGGCGCCCCGAGCTGGGACGAGACCGACTGGGCCGAGGTGGTCGGGCTGTACGACGTGCTGCTCGCCGGTTGGCCGTCACCGGTCGTGGCGCTGAACCGAGCGGTCGCGGTCGGTTTCGCGGCCGGCCCGGCAGCCGGCCTGGCCGCGCTGGAACCGCTGGCGCTGGAACCGCAGCTCGCCGGTTACGGGTACCTGCCGGCCGCCCGGGCGGAGTTCCTGCAGCTGCTGGGGCAGCGGGAGCCGGCCCGGCTCGCGTACTCCGAGGCGCTGCTGCTCACCGAGAACGAGGTCGAGCGGCGGCACCTCGCCGCGCGGCTGGCCGCGCTCGAGCACTAA